DNA sequence from the Pseudomonadota bacterium genome:
TGCACAGACGCAGTCGACGCCCTCGGGGCTCTCGTCATCCGACGCCAGCAGACGTCTGGCTCGAGACGGCCCGAACGCCGTGCGGGATCGACGCCGATCGGTGGTGGTCGACCTCCTCTCTCGCTTCCTGCACCCCCTGGTGCTCATGCTCATTGCGGCAAGCCTCTTGTCGGTTGCCACGGGAGACGTCGAGAGCAGCGCCGTCATCATCTCGATGGTGGCGCTCAGCGCAACCCTCGACTTTGTGCAGGAGCACCGAGCCGCTCGCGCCGCGAGAGCCCTCGAGACACGGGCTGGCCTGCGGTGCTCAGTGCTGCGCGACGGGTCGTGGGGAGAGGTGCTCCAGGAAGATCTGGTGTGCGGCGACGTGTCACGCATCTCGGCCGGAGATCTCATCGCGGCCGACGGTCGCCTTCTCTGCGCCAGCGACTTCTTCGTGAACGAGGCGCTGCTGAGCGGAGAGGCCTTCCCCGTCGAGAAGGCGCCACAAGGCACCCAGGCGACGGGGTCATCGCAGAACGACCTTGACGACATCGTGTTCAAGGGAACGGCGGTGGTGAGCGGAAGCGCCACCTATCTGGTATGCCGCACAGGCCCCCAGACCGTGCTCGGTCGCCTCGCAGGCGCGCTCTCCGGGCGCCCGCCCCCCACCGCATTCGAGCTCGGGACCCACCGCTTCGGCCTGCTCATCATGCGAACCACCGCCTTCCTGACGCTTGCTGTGCTGCTGGTCAACGCCGCGCTGGGCCGCCCCTGGCTCGAGTCGTTCATGTTCTCGGTCGCCCTGGCGGTGGGGCTGACGCCAGAGCTTCTTCCCATGGTGGTCTCCGTGACCCTTGCGCGAGGGGCGCTCAGAATGGCCCGCCAGCGTGTACTCGTGAAGCAGCTCGCCGCGATCCAGAACCTGGGCAGCATGGATGTGCTCTGCACAGACAAGACCGGCACCCTCACCGAGGCGCGCGTCGAGCTCGAGCGCCACCTCGACGCAAGGGGACGCGAGAGCGAGCGCGTGCTGCTGCTGGCCTACCTCAACAGCTGGTTCGAGAACGGGATCCGAAGCCCCCTCGATGAGGCCATCCTGGCCCACGAGCACCTCTCCACCGAGGGATGGACGAAGATCGACGAAGTGCCGTTCGACTTCGAGAGACGTCGGGTCTCGGTTCTCATCGAGAAG
Encoded proteins:
- a CDS encoding HAD family hydrolase, which translates into the protein MSAPASPSGQQRDAPWMRDTIDRLLAQTQSTPSGLSSSDASRRLARDGPNAVRDRRRSVVVDLLSRFLHPLVLMLIAASLLSVATGDVESSAVIISMVALSATLDFVQEHRAARAARALETRAGLRCSVLRDGSWGEVLQEDLVCGDVSRISAGDLIAADGRLLCASDFFVNEALLSGEAFPVEKAPQGTQATGSSQNDLDDIVFKGTAVVSGSATYLVCRTGPQTVLGRLAGALSGRPPPTAFELGTHRFGLLIMRTTAFLTLAVLLVNAALGRPWLESFMFSVALAVGLTPELLPMVVSVTLARGALRMARQRVLVKQLAAIQNLGSMDVLCTDKTGTLTEARVELERHLDARGRESERVLLLAYLNSWFENGIRSPLDEAILAHEHLSTEGWTKIDEVPFDFERRRVSVLIEKDGHRVLIVKGAVEDVLRLSIEAESGGETTPPREGIDGALREQITARFERLGEQGFRVLGIAWREVEANRTHAVVDDERCLVFAGLAAFLDPPKPSAAAALSALASSGVEVRIVTGDNERVTRHVCKQLGIDVGSVLSGDEIGRLDD